GTACTTTCGGCGGTCCCGCGCTGCGGGCGGGCGTGCCTCCTTTCCACGTGATGGACGTGCTGTCCGCAGCGCAGGCCCGGCAGCGCAGCCACGGCGACGTCGTGTCGCTCGCTGCCGGGCAGCCGTCCGTGCCCGCGCCGGAGCCGGTGCGGCGGGCTGCGAGCGAGGCGCTGGGTAAGCAAACCCTCGGCTACACCGAGCAGCTCGGCATCCCTGAGCTGCGCGAAGCCGTCGCCGGGCACTACCGGCGCACTTACGACGTGGACGTGGCGGCGCAGGACGTCGTGATGACCACCGGCTCGTCCGGCGGGTTCCTGCTGTCCTTCCTGAGCGCGTTCGACCCCGGTGCGCGGGTCGCGATGGCGCGGCCGGGCTACCCGGCCTACCGCAACCTGCTGAACGTGCTGGGCTGTGAGGTGGTCGAGTTCCCGACCACGGCGGAGACGAACTTCCAGCCCACCGTCGAGCTGCTCGACCGGCTCGGCCCGCTCGACGGGCTGATCGTGGCCAGCCCGGCCAACCCGACCGGCACCGTGCTGCCGCCCGGCGAGCTGGCCGCGATCTCCGGGTGGTGTGCTTCACACGGGGTCCAGCTCATCAGTGACGAGATCTACCACGGCATCACCTACGGCGCGCAGCTCGACTGTGCCTGGCAGTACAGCCGGGAAGCCCTCGTGCTCGGCTCGTTCTCGAAGTACTTCGCGATGACCGGCTGGCGGCTCGGGTGGATGCTGGCGCCGGCCCGGCTGCACCGCTCGATCGACGTGCTGACCGGCAACTTCACCATCTGCCCACCGGCGCTCTCGCAGCATGCGGCCGTCGCGGCGTTCACCCCTGAGTCCTATGCGGAGGCTGACGCGCACGTCGCGCGCTACCGCGGCAACCGCGACCGGCTGTTCGCCGGGCTTCGCAGCATCGGGCTCGACAAGCTCGCCCCGGCCGACGGCGCCTTCTACGCGTACGCGGACGTCTCTGCGTACACAACGGACAGCTTGAGCTGGTGCCAGCGGCTGCTCGCGGACACCGGGGTCGCAATCATCCCCGGGATCGACTTCGACCCGGTCGACGGTGGCCGGTTCGTGCGGTTTTCCTTCGCCGGAGCAGCGGAAGACATCGACGAGGCGGTGCGCCGGCTGGGCACCTGGCTGGGGTGAACACCGTCAGGGGAACCCGGAGAAACCCCTGAACGTTGACTCGGAAAGGCGCGTTTCCGGCGGTGAAGTGGCACGCTGGAGGGCACCGGGCCGAGATGGCACGGAACGGCACTCGGAGGGGCCATGTTCTGGAAGATCGTCGGAGGACTCATCGTCGCGTGGATCGCCTTCATGGTGCTCGGCGGGATCCTCGGGTTCGTGTTCAAAACGGTGCTGTGGATCGCGATCATCGGCGGTGCGGTGTTCCTGGGCACCGCCGCCTACGGCGCGATCTCCGGCCGGAAGAATTCCAAGCGGATCAATGGCTGACATGAGGTGAAAGCTGTGAAGGGGCCCTGCACGGACTCTGAGTCCGTGCAGGACCCCTTCACAGCCATGGGATCAGCCCAGCGCGGCGCGGGCGGCCTCGGCGCCGTTCCATACATGCGCGCGCAGGCCGACCGCTCGCGCTCCGTCCACATTGGACGCTCGGTCGTCGAAGAACAGGCACTCGCCGGGTTCGGCGCCGAGCTGCGCCAGCAGCAGCCGGTAGATCTCCGCGTCCGGCTTCGCGCATCGCACGTCGCCGGAGAACATCGTGTGGCGGAACAGCTTCGCCCACTCCTGCTCGCGCACCCAGGCACCGAAGGTGACCGAGGCGTTGGACAGCAAGGCAAGCGACGCACCGGCCTCGGCCAGCGATTCGAGCAGGTCGAGCGCCTCCGTGGTCAGGTGTGACCAGCCCGCCACGTCCAGCGCGGTGAGTTCGGCCGAGAGCGCCTCGTCCACCTGCACGCCGAGGCGCTCCCCGATCGCGGTCCAGTAGGCGAGGTCGGTCGATCCCCGGTCGTAGGGTTCGCGCAGCTCCCAGTACACCGGCTCGAAGTCCTCGGCCGGCACGCCGGTCACAGCGGCCAGTTTCGGTACAGCCGTAGTGCGAGTGCACAGCACTTCGCCGTAGTCGAACACGATCCAGTGGGACACGTGACTTCCCCGGGGGTCAGGCGCCGGTCTTGAGACGGCGCAGCGTTTCGTCGATATCCGTGGCGGAAAGGTCGCGGTGCGTGGTGAACCGCACCTTGCCCGCCATCGGCACGGTGCGGATGCCGAGCGACTCCAGCCAGCCCAACGCGGTGGGCAGATCCGGTACCTCGGCGAGCACGATGTTGGTCTCCGGCGTGTTCACGCCCCAGCCGTGTTCGGCGAGCCCGGTGGCGAGCCGCCGGGCGAACTCGTGTGTCGCGGCCAGCTCGCCGGTCCGGTCCAGCGCGACCAGGCAGGCCGCGGCGAGCACACCGCCTTGCCGCACGCCGCCGCCGAGCATCTGCCGCATCCGGCGGGCACGTTCGACGAAGTCCTTGCTGCCCGCGACCACGGAACCGACCGGCGCCCCGAGCCCCTTGCTGAAACACGCCGACACGGTGTCGACGCCGACGGTCAGCGCCGCGGGAGGCACCTGCAGCGCCACTGCCGCGTGCCAGATCCGGGCGCCGTCCAGGTGCACGGCGAGCCCGGCCTGTTTCGCGACGGACAGTAGTTGCGCGTGTTCGTCCGGCGGCGTGACCGCGCCACCAGCGGCGTTGTGCGTGTTCTCCAGGCACAGCAGCGTGGTGCGAAGCGTGAAATACGGCCCGGTGCTGCCGATCGCGGCGGCCAGCGTGTCCGGGGTGGGACGGCCGGGGCCTGCGTCGTGTTCGAGCGGATCCGGCATCCCACCGGCCAGCCAGGCGGCCGAACCGAGTTCGTTGGCGAGCACGTGCGCACCGCGGGTGGCGAGGAACCGGTCACCGCGCTGGAGGTGCAGGCTCAGCGCGATCAGGTTCGCCATGGTCCCGCTCGGCGTCCACAGCGCGGCCGGCATGCCGAGCACCTGCGCGGCACGCCGTTCCAGCTCGGCGACGGTCGGATCGGTGCCGATGACGTTGTCGTCGACTTCGGCCTCCGCCATCGCCTGGCGCATCGCCTGGTCCGGACGGGTGACGGTGTCGGAGCGGAAGTCGATCGGCCGGGCAGTACTGGTCACGAACCGATCACAGCACAACTCCGGAGCGGGATTCAATGCACTCGGGTGGAACGAACCCGGTTGATCGTGCAACCGTGTATGCCCCCGGTTCCGTCTTCCAGGCGGACCTGTCACGAGTGGAGCTGCAGAGCGCGTGGACCAGCGCGACGAACAGGAGTTCGCGGAGTACTTCGCCGCGAAGCGGGAGGCTGTCCGCCGGACCGCGTACCTGCTCTGCGGTGATTGGCACAAGGCCGACGACCTCGCCCAGACCGCGTTCGTCGCGCTGCACCGGAGGTGGAAGAAGATCAGGGACCGGGCGGCCACCGATGCGTACCTGCGCAAGACGCTGGTCCGCGCGGTGATCGACGAATCGCGCCGGCCGTGGCGGCGGGAGCGGCAGACCGAGGTGCTGCCGGAACCGGTCTCCGACGGCCCCGGCGTGGCCGAGCGCGTGGCGAACCGGGAAGACCTGCTCGCCGCGCTGAAGGAGGTGCCGCGCAAGCAGCGGGCGGTGCTGGTGCTGCGGTATTTCGACGGGCTCGACGTGAGCGCCGCGGCGAAGGCGCTCGGCTGCAGCGAGGGCAACGTGAAGAGCCAGACGGCGCGTGGGCTGGCGAACCTGCGGCAGGTGCTGGACCGGGAGGTGGAGCCGAATGGATGAGCACGACCTGGAGAAGCTGCTCTCCGGCGCTCCCGGCGAGATCCCGCCGGCCGGTTTCGACCTGGCGGACGTGGTCCGGCGTTCGCAGCGCGAGACGCTCCGCCGGCGCAACCGGATCGCCGTGGGTGCCGCTGCGGTGCTCGTGGCCGCGGGTTTCGGCACCTGGGGAATCGTCGGCAGTGTGGGTGATACATCCGGTTCGTCCCCGGTCATGAATTCAGCCGACGGACCGGCGCAACCCAGTGGTCCGGCCGCACGTCCTTTCGGTACCGGGGGTAACCAGAACTTCCCGTCTCCGCAGTCTCGGCAGGGAGACAGCGGGAACGGGAAGACCGGCCCTGTGGCCGAAGGCACCCACGGGTGCGCACGGGTGGACTGGGAGCTCGCCACAGCCCTCGCTGGCGAGCTCCCAGGCCACTTGATCCCTGCCAATGCCTCCCCGGGTAGCGCCTGTACGACGGATTCGCGCGGCGCCGGGTTCCCACTTCCGGACGGCGCGATCTCGGCCGCGGTGTTCCCCTCGGGCCGGCCGGTCGTAGTGCCCGCCCAGCCCGCCGGATCGCGTACGGTGCAGCACGCGGCCGCCGGGGGCGGGACTGTGGTGCTGGTCAGTGTGCCGGGGACGAGCGGGCAGCCGCCGCCGTTCGCGGCCGAGCTGGACCGGCTCGTCGCCGGGCTGGCTGCGCGGTTCTGACCTCGGCCGGCCCGCTGGGCTGGCAGAATGTGCGGCCATGACGGCAGCGACCACCCCGAAGGGCGAGCGCCGCCGTGCGGCACTCGTCGAATCTGCGGCCGGACTGCTGGTCGAGGGCGGATTCGACGCCGTGCGGCACCGTGCGGTCGCCGAGCGGGCCGGGTTGCCGCTCGCCTCCACCACGTACTACTTCGATTCGCTGGAGGACCTGGTCACCGCCGCGGTCGAGCATCATTCGCAGGCCGAGCTGGCCAACGGCCGTCGCCGGCTGGACGAGCTGGCCACCCGGCACCGTGGGGTGCAGGCCACCGTGGAGCTGGTGCTGGACCTGCTGCTCGGCCCGTCCAGCGGCGACCCGGAGACGGACGCGGAAGCCGTGCTGCTGCGCTACGAACGGCTCGTGGCCACCGGGCGGCGGCCGTATCTGCGCCCGCTCATGCGTACCTTGTCCGCGCAGCTGAACGAGCTGTTGACGGAGATCTTCGCCCGCTCGGGCACCCCGGTGACCGAGGTAGCGCTGGAAAGACTGGTCGCGCTGGTCGACGGCGCGGTGGTGAACGCGTTGATCGCGGTCGACCCGGAGCCCCGCGTGTCCGCGGCCCGTATGCTGACCGCCGCGCTGTCCGAGGACTGAGGCTGGTTCTACGGTTTCCGGCCGCGGGCTTGGTTGAGATCTTCGTGGGATTTCGTCACCAGCGCCAACATCGCTGATTCCGCGGCGTCCGGATCGCGGGCGACGATGGCGTCCAGCACCTTGCGGTGGCTCGGTACCGGGTCGCCGGTGGTCGGGGCGTGGTGCACGATCCGGTCTCGTTCGGTGAGCCCGATCGCGAGCACGCGCTCGACCTGGCGCAGGAAGTTGTTGTGGGTAGCGGCCATCAGTGCTCGGTGGAAAGACAGATCGGCCTCGACGCTGGCGTCCGGATCGGACTTCGCGGCGGCCATCCGGTCGAGCGCGCTTCGCAGCGCCGCGAGGTCCTCGTCTCCGGCGCGTTCTGCCGCGAGCCGTGCCGCCGAGGGTTCCACCACGGTGCGTGCCTCGGTCAGCTCGTCGAACAGGGCCGGGTTCCCGCTGGCCGCGGTTTGCCAGCGCATCACGTCGGCGTCGAGCAGGTTCCAGCGATCTCGCGGCTGAACGAACGTCCCGCGCTTCTGGCGTGCGTCGATCATTCCCTTTGCTGCCAGCACTTTCAGTGCTTCACGGAGCGCGGTCAGGCTGATGTCCAGCTCCTCCCGCAGGGCGGGGAGGTCGAGCACGGTGCCTTCGCCCCATGCGCCGGACAGGATGCGGGCGGCCAGCGTTTCCACGGTCTGGCCGTGCAGGCCGCGCGGGCGGTGTTCGTTCAACGCAGTTCTCCCCGGCAGGGCAGGAGGAAACTCGGCGACCCGGTGCCGAACCGGCGGACCTCGGCATTTCCCAAGTCCGCCAACGGGAACGACGTGATCATATCGTCCTGTTGCGCGGCGACGTAACAGATTCCGCCGACGACGGCGAAGTGTCGCGGATGCGCACCGCACGGCTGGTCCGCGCTTGCCCGCCCGCCCTTGAACGCCGTGATGCAGTCCGGTCCGCGGTTGGACAGGTAGGTGCCGGAGTCCAGAACTTCCAGGTGTGCCACCAAAGATCTGCCGCCCGTGGCCGGTGTCCTCGTGACGAACTCGAACTCACCGACGGCGGTTTCGCGCACTGTCAGCAGCTCACCGGAAAGCTCGCCGGCGACGTAGGCTTCCGCGCTGCCCGGGATGCGGACGAGCTGGCGTGGCCCAGTGCCCGGCGGCAGCTTCGACACCGACCGCGGCGAAAGCCTCCCTGCCGCGGAGACTGCGTAGCTGCGGATCTCGTCGGTACCCAGATCCACCGCGCTGACCACGGAACCGTCCGGCGACGGCACGGCCATGTGGACGTGTGCGGATTCCTGCCGGTCCGCATCGGGGCCGGAGCCGCTGTGCTGCACGAGATCGGTGCGGCCGGCGATCCGGCCGTCGTCGCGTAGCGCGAACACTGCGAGGCTGCCGCTGGTGTAGTTGGCGCAGAACAGAAATCGGCCGTCCGGAGATACGGCGAGATGGCACGGATCCGCCCCACCGGTGCCCTCCACGTCGAGTGCGGTCAGCTCCCCGCCGTTGAGTGAAATCGACGTGACCGCACCGGTTTCGGTCTCGTTGGCGGCGTACACCATGGGCAACGCAGGATGTTCGGCCAGCCAGGACGGTGAAGTCATCGGCAGGGTCGACTCATGCACCAGCTCGCCGGAGGAAGTCCTTCGCAGGACTGAGATTCCGGCGCCGTTGCCGCCGCTTTCCGCGGTGTAGCAGCCGACCAGCAGCACGCTCATCGCTGCACCAACGCAACGACCCGTGCCCGGATTTCCTCGGCCGTGCCACGGGTCAGCGCCGATCCGATCCCGCACGCGACCGCGCCCGCGGCAAGCCACTCCGGTACGTCGGCGGGCTCGATTCCGCCCGTCGGCACGAGCGGAGCCTGCGGCAAGGCCGCGCGTAGGTCCTGCACCCACTGCGGCCCCAGCGCCGAGGCGGGGAAGACCTTCACCGCGTCCGCGCCTTCTTCCAGCGCGCGCACGATCTCGGTGACCGAGCCGGTGCCGGGAAACGCGGCGGCGCCGTACCGGTGTGCGGTGCGGATAACCTCGGTGTGCAGCGACGGGGACACCAGAAACCGCGCCCCGGCCCGGATCGCCGCCGTCGCCGACGATTCGTCGAGCACCGTGCCCGCCCCGATCGTCGCGTCCGGATACGCCGAGGTCAGCTCCTCGATCGCGGCCAGCGCGCCCCGGTTCGTGAGCGGCACTTCCACCGACCGGAGCCCGGCGTCGAGCACCGAGCGCGCGGCCGCGACCGCGGAAACCGCATCCGCGGTCCGCACGATGCCGACGACCCCCTGCCGCATTGCCTCGTGGGTGATCTGCCACCGGTATCCCATCGACGCACCTCCTCGCGACGCCACTGTGGCATGGTTGCCAGCCGGGCAGTTGAAATACTAATTTAGTATTTATTCGCGGGCCAGGCCGGCCCGGGAGGAGAGTCTCCGAGGAGGTGGCATCCGGATGAAGATCACCGGGATCGAGACGTTCCTGGTCGCTCCGCGCTGGCTGTTTCTCAAGGTCAGCACGGATGAAGGCAGCTGCGGCTGGGGTGAGC
This Amycolatopsis sulphurea DNA region includes the following protein-coding sequences:
- a CDS encoding pyridoxal phosphate-dependent aminotransferase; this translates as MVDLGTFGGPALRAGVPPFHVMDVLSAAQARQRSHGDVVSLAAGQPSVPAPEPVRRAASEALGKQTLGYTEQLGIPELREAVAGHYRRTYDVDVAAQDVVMTTGSSGGFLLSFLSAFDPGARVAMARPGYPAYRNLLNVLGCEVVEFPTTAETNFQPTVELLDRLGPLDGLIVASPANPTGTVLPPGELAAISGWCASHGVQLISDEIYHGITYGAQLDCAWQYSREALVLGSFSKYFAMTGWRLGWMLAPARLHRSIDVLTGNFTICPPALSQHAAVAAFTPESYAEADAHVARYRGNRDRLFAGLRSIGLDKLAPADGAFYAYADVSAYTTDSLSWCQRLLADTGVAIIPGIDFDPVDGGRFVRFSFAGAAEDIDEAVRRLGTWLG
- a CDS encoding HAD family hydrolase encodes the protein MSHWIVFDYGEVLCTRTTAVPKLAAVTGVPAEDFEPVYWELREPYDRGSTDLAYWTAIGERLGVQVDEALSAELTALDVAGWSHLTTEALDLLESLAEAGASLALLSNASVTFGAWVREQEWAKLFRHTMFSGDVRCAKPDAEIYRLLLAQLGAEPGECLFFDDRASNVDGARAVGLRAHVWNGAEAARAALG
- a CDS encoding threonine aldolase family protein, giving the protein MTSTARPIDFRSDTVTRPDQAMRQAMAEAEVDDNVIGTDPTVAELERRAAQVLGMPAALWTPSGTMANLIALSLHLQRGDRFLATRGAHVLANELGSAAWLAGGMPDPLEHDAGPGRPTPDTLAAAIGSTGPYFTLRTTLLCLENTHNAAGGAVTPPDEHAQLLSVAKQAGLAVHLDGARIWHAAVALQVPPAALTVGVDTVSACFSKGLGAPVGSVVAGSKDFVERARRMRQMLGGGVRQGGVLAAACLVALDRTGELAATHEFARRLATGLAEHGWGVNTPETNIVLAEVPDLPTALGWLESLGIRTVPMAGKVRFTTHRDLSATDIDETLRRLKTGA
- a CDS encoding SigE family RNA polymerase sigma factor; this encodes MDQRDEQEFAEYFAAKREAVRRTAYLLCGDWHKADDLAQTAFVALHRRWKKIRDRAATDAYLRKTLVRAVIDESRRPWRRERQTEVLPEPVSDGPGVAERVANREDLLAALKEVPRKQRAVLVLRYFDGLDVSAAAKALGCSEGNVKSQTARGLANLRQVLDREVEPNG
- a CDS encoding TetR/AcrR family transcriptional regulator; this encodes MTAATTPKGERRRAALVESAAGLLVEGGFDAVRHRAVAERAGLPLASTTYYFDSLEDLVTAAVEHHSQAELANGRRRLDELATRHRGVQATVELVLDLLLGPSSGDPETDAEAVLLRYERLVATGRRPYLRPLMRTLSAQLNELLTEIFARSGTPVTEVALERLVALVDGAVVNALIAVDPEPRVSAARMLTAALSED
- a CDS encoding FadR/GntR family transcriptional regulator, with the translated sequence MNEHRPRGLHGQTVETLAARILSGAWGEGTVLDLPALREELDISLTALREALKVLAAKGMIDARQKRGTFVQPRDRWNLLDADVMRWQTAASGNPALFDELTEARTVVEPSAARLAAERAGDEDLAALRSALDRMAAAKSDPDASVEADLSFHRALMAATHNNFLRQVERVLAIGLTERDRIVHHAPTTGDPVPSHRKVLDAIVARDPDAAESAMLALVTKSHEDLNQARGRKP
- a CDS encoding lactonase family protein; its protein translation is MSVLLVGCYTAESGGNGAGISVLRRTSSGELVHESTLPMTSPSWLAEHPALPMVYAANETETGAVTSISLNGGELTALDVEGTGGADPCHLAVSPDGRFLFCANYTSGSLAVFALRDDGRIAGRTDLVQHSGSGPDADRQESAHVHMAVPSPDGSVVSAVDLGTDEIRSYAVSAAGRLSPRSVSKLPPGTGPRQLVRIPGSAEAYVAGELSGELLTVRETAVGEFEFVTRTPATGGRSLVAHLEVLDSGTYLSNRGPDCITAFKGGRASADQPCGAHPRHFAVVGGICYVAAQQDDMITSFPLADLGNAEVRRFGTGSPSFLLPCRGELR
- a CDS encoding bifunctional 4-hydroxy-2-oxoglutarate aldolase/2-dehydro-3-deoxy-phosphogluconate aldolase, which gives rise to MGYRWQITHEAMRQGVVGIVRTADAVSAVAAARSVLDAGLRSVEVPLTNRGALAAIEELTSAYPDATIGAGTVLDESSATAAIRAGARFLVSPSLHTEVIRTAHRYGAAAFPGTGSVTEIVRALEEGADAVKVFPASALGPQWVQDLRAALPQAPLVPTGGIEPADVPEWLAAGAVACGIGSALTRGTAEEIRARVVALVQR